In Solea senegalensis isolate Sse05_10M linkage group LG18, IFAPA_SoseM_1, whole genome shotgun sequence, a single window of DNA contains:
- the chst15 gene encoding carbohydrate sulfotransferase 15 has translation MTQMDYKYSLLGSAVDDYRKRPLLLQVEDAPMNPFAVMEVKRDLLRSWTTQSYFSKIRLYSFIVGLVVTFLIMTSYLLTGDKKGLFLTPSPYHYSSLVSPGPFAFNLSSVKDYAHIKLVVKSITSKLDFHRSRQIPDVKALVNSEPHMFSVIPHKFLPGVKNPCWYEEYTENITLDPYRANLYGRYTRRFRAEFLQLRITFREHLLHRNGKLYRMRCLPYFYIIGQPKCGTTDLYARLSLHPDIFTTFKEPHWWTRKRFGITLSNERFRDQYPVESYLDLFDKVADQIQGKPMANASGRPSHPNIITGEASASTMWDNRACNHYYDNTTEPPFLIQDFIHALQPDARFIVMLRDPVERLYSDYLYFGNANKSAEDFHVKVSESLQIFERCLTENTMHLCVYNYTVFNAMPVRLTIGLYIVYLMDWLTVFSKKQILVLRLEDHSSNMKYTMQKVFDFLNLGPVTKEKESEITWSPASNTRKQADKDLGPMLPITREILQDFHMPFNEKLAQVLQNDSFLWEDRL, from the exons ATGACACAGATGGACTACAAATACAGCCTGCTGGGCTCGGCCGTGGACGACTACCGCAAGCGGCCCCTGCTCCTGCAGGTGGAGGACGCGCCCATGAACCCGTTTGCGGTCATGGAGGTGAAACGGGATCTGCTGAGGAGCTGGACGACCCAAAGCTACTTCAGCAAGATCCGGCTTTACAGCTTCATCGTCGGACTTGTCGTCACATTCCTCATCATGACTTCATACCTTCTGACAGGAGACAAGAAGGGACTCTTCCTCACCCCGTCACCTTACCACTACAGCAGCCTGGTCAGCCCCGGCCCTTTTGCCTTTAACCTCTCCTCAGTCAAGGACTACGCACACATCAAGCTAGTGGTCAAGTCCATCACATCCAAGTTGGACTTTCACAGGAGTCGACAGATCCCAGATGTTAAGGCACTGGTTAACAGTGAGCCACAT ATGTTTTCCGTCATCCCCCACAAATTCCTTCCTGGTGTCAAGAACCCTTGTTGGTATGAGGAATACACGGAGAATATCACTTTGGACCCATACAGGGCTAACTTGTACGGACGCTACACGAGGCGCTTCCGGGCCGAGTTTCTGCAATTGAGAATCACTTTCAGAGAGCACTTGTTGCACCGCAATGGGAAACTCTACCGCATGCGGTGCCTTCCTTACTTCTATATCATTGGCCAACCAAAGTGTGGCACAACAGACCTGTACGCCAGACTGAGTCTGCACCCGGATATTTTTACCACATTTAAAGAGCCGCACTGGTGGACCCGCAAGAGGTTTG GCATCACCCTTTCGAACGAGCGCTTCCGTGATCAATACCCAGTGGAGAGCTACCTGGACTTGTTCGATAAAGTTGCTGACCAAATCCAGGGCAAACCCATGGCAAACGCCAGTGGAAGGCCCAGCCATCCCAACATCATCACAG GAGAAGCCAGTGCATCCACCATGTGGGATAACAGAGCCTGTAATCATTACTATGACAACACCACAGAGCCTCCCTTCCTTATCCAGGACTTCATTCACGCCCTGCAGCCCGATGCCCGCTTCATCGTTATGCTCAGGGACCCAGTGGAAAG GTTATACTCTGACTACCTTTATTTTGGTAATGCCAATAAGTCCGCAGAGGATTTCCATGTGAAGGTGTCCGAATCACTGCAGATATTTGAGCGGTGCCTTACAGAGAACACaatgcacttgtgtgtgtacaacTATACTGTCTTCAATGCAATGCCA GTCAGATTGACCATTGGCCTGTACATAGTGTACTTAATGGACTGGCTGACTGTCTTCAGCAAGAAGCAGATTCTGGTTCTGAGGTTGGAAGACCATTCATCCAATATGAAATACACAATGCAAAAAGTCTTTGATTTTCTTAACCTAG ggccagtgacaaaagaaaaagaatcagaAATCACATGGAGTCCAGCGTCAAACACCAGGAAGCAGGCTGACAAAGACCTGGGTCCCATGCTGCCCATCACTAGAGAGATCCTGCAAGACTTTCACATGCCGTTCAATGAGAAATTAGCCCAAGTGCTACAGAATGACTCCTTCCTCTGGGAGGACAGACTCTGA